GATCAAGGATCGGCTGAAGGTTCCGGTGGAGGATGTTTACATCCCGACCAAGGATGACATCCTGTACACCATCGGCACCCAGTGGAAACAGCGATACATCGTCCAGAAGGACGGCAGGTATTATGTCGCCCCGGTCCAGTACAACATCGCCACCAGGCGCTGGGTCAACTACTACGACGACGCCTGGGACAAGCGGGACTGGCTGGTGCGTTGCGGCGGCTGTCACGCCACGGGCGTGGACCTGGACAACTATACCTTCTCCGAAACCTCCATCGGCTGCGAGGCCTGCCACGGACCGGGCTCGCAACACACGGCGCTGCCCCGCACGGCCCTATTCGAGAAGCGGGAAACCATCGTCAACCCGGCCAAGATGACCGCGGGCATTGCCGTGCAGATCTGCGGCTCGTGTCACACCCGGGGCAACGCCAAGCATGAACAGTACCCCGAAGCCGGCTGGCCCGTGGGCTACACCCCGGGGATGGTTCTGGAGCCGATATATGAAAGCTCCTACGACAAGGCCGACATGCGTCGTCTCTATCCGGATTTCGCCTCCCGTTCTCACCACCAGCAGTACATCGACTGGATGCAATCCGAGCACGCCGTGGCCGGTGTGACCTGCACCTCCTGCCACGCCGTGCACCGTCTGGGCATCGCGCCGACCCGCTTCCAAACCAAGGAAGCCGGTTCCAGCCAGTGCCTGAGCTGCCACACCATGATCAACGCCAATCGGGCCCACTCCATCCACTCCTTCGCCAACTGCCTTGGCTGTCACATGCCGCGCATCGCCAGCACGGCCGAGCCCAACGACATCCGCAGCCACACCTTCAACGCCCGGGCACCCATGGACACCATGGACGATCCGAACCTGCCAAATTCCTGTCAGATTTGCCATTATCACAAGGACGACGACCTGGCCGAGTTGCAGCGCAAGTATGAAATTCTGACCCAGTTGCCCCAGCCCCAAGGGATGATGATTCCCGCGGTAACGTACGACACCTTCACGGAACGTCCCGGCACCGCGCCCGTGGCCAGACCGGAATAGCGCTTGGAGGTGGACTCATAAGCCAAGGGGGATGTCATGTTCATCAAAAAAACGACGCCCCTGCTCTTTATTCTGATGCTGCTCCTGCCCGACCCCGTGTTCGGGCAGGAGGAGATGGCCTCCAGGTACTACCGCTATCGCAGCACGGAAATGAGTACGGGTATCTACGAGGAATACGAGGTCCGACCCCGGTCCATGGGACGGGTCGACGCCAGCGGGGGCGTTCGGGGCCGAGGCATCAGCAGAATAGACGAAGACGAGAGCCGGGCCCTGAACCGGATGTTTCTGAGCGACGCGCACCAGGGGCTGCGGTTTTATGAACAACGCCGATGCGTGTCCTGCCATGTCGAGGAGGCGCGCAACAACCGCCACTATACCCGGCACGGCATCACCTGCCGCCAGTGCCACGGCGAGGAGCCCATCGCCAGCAGCAACCACTTCTTTTCCCGGTTGAACCGCATTCGCCAGCATACCCACGTCTGCGCGA
Above is a genomic segment from Desulfonatronum sp. SC1 containing:
- a CDS encoding multiheme c-type cytochrome, producing MARIVMLLAMAGFLAATLVLAACGREQAVDVRAVKAQPKEFVGSDTCRNCHLEHYDSWRMTLHSRMLVDVRENPHAIVADMNPDLIRADLEKIKDRLKVPVEDVYIPTKDDILYTIGTQWKQRYIVQKDGRYYVAPVQYNIATRRWVNYYDDAWDKRDWLVRCGGCHATGVDLDNYTFSETSIGCEACHGPGSQHTALPRTALFEKRETIVNPAKMTAGIAVQICGSCHTRGNAKHEQYPEAGWPVGYTPGMVLEPIYESSYDKADMRRLYPDFASRSHHQQYIDWMQSEHAVAGVTCTSCHAVHRLGIAPTRFQTKEAGSSQCLSCHTMINANRAHSIHSFANCLGCHMPRIASTAEPNDIRSHTFNARAPMDTMDDPNLPNSCQICHYHKDDDLAELQRKYEILTQLPQPQGMMIPAVTYDTFTERPGTAPVARPE